TATAGGCGGACACGCGCCGCGCAATGCAAGGCACTTCCTGTCCGGCAGGCGGAAGTGCCTTTTTGTGTGTCCCGCTCCGTGTGTCCCGCTCCGGGGGTAACCGGGCAGACTCACACTTGGAGGAGGTCGAGCACCATGTCTACCCAGACAAATACCCAGATCGTCGGCTACCTTCCCGATGACACGCCCCCAGCGTGGAAACTAGTGTTTTTCGCCTTGCAACAGGTGGTCGTCATGTTCCCAGCCACCGTGCTGGTAGCGCTGCTGACCGGGTTCCACGTTTCCACCACGCTCTTCGCAAGCGGCCTTGCGACCCTCGGTTTCATTCTGGTCACTCGCGGTAGAATCCCACTCTATTACGGTTCCAGCTTCTCGTACATCGCGGCGGTCGCCGCTATCACGGGCGTGAAGACCCTCGGCGCAGTCGCCCCAGACTCCCTCATCTCTCAGGCGCAATGCGGCATCGTGGCTTCGGGCCTCGTGTCCATCCTTGCGGGCATCATTATAAACCGCTTCGGTAGAGACAAGGTGGAGAAGGTTTTGCCGCCTGTCGTGACGGGCAGCGTAGCCATTGTCATTGGAATATCCCTCGCCGGCACGGCAATGAGCGGCGCTGCAAGCAACTGGACAGCGGCGCTCATAACGCTCCTAGCCACCATTCTGTTCTCGGTGTACCTCCGGGGCACTCTCGGGCAGCTTCCAGTGCTCCTCGGCGTGGCCGTGGGCTATCTCGTCAGCATACCGCTCGGCCTGGTTGACTTCGCCACGATCGGTCGCGCCGCGGCCGTGACCGCTCCCCACTTCACGTTCCCGTCGTGGAGCCCGGTCGCCATTCTCGCCATCATGCCGATCGCCATCGCGACCATCCCGGAGTCCACGGCTCACCTCTACCAGATCGACCTTTACGTCAACAACCTCGCCAAGCAACTCGGGCGCAAGAAGAGCTATCCCATAGCGAGCCTGCTCGGCACGAACCTCATCGGTGACGGGCTCGGCGATATGATCGCCGGCGCGATCGGCGGGCCAGCCGGGACCAACTACGGCGAAAACAACAGCGTCATGGCCATCACCCGGAACTTCTCCGTGCCGGTCCTAGTGCTGGCGGCGGTCATAGCGATGGGCTTGTCCTTCTTCGGAAAACTCGCCGCGGCGGTCAGCAGCGTGCCCGGCGCAGTCATCGGCGGCGTATCCATCTACTTGTTCGGAGTCATAGGCGTGCAAGGCGTGGCCCTCATGATCTCGGAGAAAGTGGACCTTTTCTCCCCCAGGACTCTTGCGGTCGCCGCAACCATCCTGGTTATCGGCATCGGCGGCAGCTTCGCCTTCCCCAACGGGATGATCCCGGCATTCGGGATGAAGCTGCCCGCTATCGCTAGCGCTGCCATATTCGGCATCATCCTAAACCTTATTTTCGAATTCTTCCCGGTGAGAACCCGGGCTGCAGCGGTGGAGTCATCGTCGGAGGCCGCGTAGGCCGTACATGCTGCGTAGCTGTATGAAGTTGGCCGAGACGACGGCCCGCAGACCCACGCAAGGCTATGGTGGAGGCTGGGCAGGCCGCGCATGCCCATGAATGCGCGGCCTGCCCATGCATGCATGCGCGCGCAGAAGTCGCCCGTCCGGCCCCCGCGGACCCGTGCACGCTTCCGCGCGGCCCGTGCATCACCCGTGCAACGCGCGCATGCCCACACCCGCACGTCCGCCACACCTCCGCACCTCCGCGCATTGTGCATCGGCGCTGAAGAGATGGGGCCCGGCCCGCCTTCGAGCGGGCCTCCTCATCATCCCGCATTGCCCGTTGATGTTATCCTTTGACCGCCGCATGACGCTATCCCTTAACCGCCCCAGCGGACACGCCTTTCGTGATCTGGTTGCGGAAGACAAGATAGAAGGCTAGCATGGGAAGCATGCCAATTACGAGGGCAGCGAACTGCTTCCCGTAGTCAGAGGATAAGGTGCCTGAGAACTTCATGATCCCTACGGGCAGGGACTTGAGGGAGTTCTTCGACACGAGGATGTTTATGAGCATGAACTCGTTCCACACGCTTGTAACGTTCAGTATCGCCAGGGTCGTGGTCACCGGCCTCGCCATGGGCACAACTATGGAGGAGAAGATCCTGAGATAGCTCGCGCCGTCGATCCGCGCGGACTCGATCACCGAGTCGGGGATGCCCTTGACGTATTCCGTGCACAGGTACACACCTAGGGGAAGTCCTATGCCCGTATAAGGGATGAGGACCCCAAGGCGCGTGTTGTAGAGATGCGTCGCGTTGGCCATCAGGAAGAGCGGAACCATGATCGACTGCAGCGTCAGCAGGATGCCCACTACAAAGCTCCCGTGGAGAAACGGCGTGGCCCGCGACTTGAGCTTCGCGAAAGCGAACGATGCCGCAAGGGACAAGATGACTATCGCCGCCGTCGATACGCCCGTATACAGCAGGCTGTTGAGAAACAGCACGCTGAATCCGCCGATGCGCCAGGCGTGAGGATAGTTGTCGAGAGTCCACGATCGGGGCAGGCCGAGGCGGTTAACCTGAAACTCCTGTGTCGTTTTGAATGAGCTGAACGCGAGCCACACGATCGGATAGGTGGTCATGATGGTGAACCCGATCAGCACAGAGTAGACCAGCACCCGGCCGAAGACGCCGATCTCCCTCCTCCCCAGCTCCCCCGTCTCGCCCATCCTCCTTTGCCCCGTCGCCCTTCGCTTGCTGCGCAGTCTTCCCATCATTCCCTACCTCCGAACCGCCCCTCGATCGCTTTCGTCGCGAGGATGAGGGCGAAACTGATGATCACCATGAACGTGGAGATGGCGTTGGCAAGCGGGTAGTCCGGCGCACCACGAAACGCGTTATCGTACATGTACAGCGACAGCACCGATGTCCTCCTCGCGGGGTTTCCGCCAGTCATCGCGAAGATGAGGTTGAAACTCTGAAAAGAGCCTGATATGGCGAGGATGGCCGAGGTGACGATCACCCCGGAGAGAGCCGGCAATATCACGTATTTCAGCACCTGACCTTCGGACGCGCCGTCTATCCTGGCGGCCTCTATGATGCGAGGCTCGATCTTCTGCAGGTTGGCCAGGAAGATGATGAGGTAGGTCCCGGTGTACATCCACAACAGCACGAAGAGCACAGGCAGCATGGCGGTCCTGGGGTTTATGAACAAGGTGTTCTCCCACCCGGGCCTCAGGCGCTGCATGAACTCGGAAAACGGGCCGTACGGCGAGAAAAACGACTGCCAGAGGATTCCCACCACGATCGTAGATATGGTGCATGGGAGGTAGATCATGGTCTGGAAAAAACCCGGCATCCTCACAAGCTTTCTAAAGAGTATGTAAGCGAGCACGAACCCGAGGGGGATCTGCCCAAAGACGGAAATGAGGATGATGTAAAAGTTGTTCTTCAGCGCTATCCAGAAGTACGGGTCGGAGAACATTCTCACATAGTGCGCGAGCCCGGCGAAATGGACCGGATTGGCGCTGCTGAAAAGCCGGCCCCCGTTATAATCGGTCAGACTGAGCGCCACCGAGAACACGGTAGGGAAGGCCATAACGAGCCAGTAGACAAGGACGGCCGGCAAGACCAAGACAAGGTAGGCACGACGCTGCTCTGTCTTCCATTTGCTGTGCTTCACCATAAGCTACCCCCGTAACACTGCCAGACCCGCGCGTCCACGCGGCAGGGCATCGGCCTGTGCCCCGTTTCCGGCGGGTGCGGGGTTGCCGGTGATTATTGCACGAGGGGTGACAAAGCCCGGCTATCTGCAAAACAAGCGGGGTTTTGTCAGCGCGCCCCATTTGAGACACCGTCCGCGCGCGTAACGCCGGCATCCCGACACCCAAGAGTCAAGAGTTGCGACCGTCTCCGCATCCCCACATAGGGCAAGCAGCGCACTCCTGGGCTGGCGGGGGAGCCCCGGAGCGGAGCTCATACCACGGGGTTCACCCCGCCAGCCAGCCTACGAGACTCCCAGAGCGTCACTTCTGGGAAGCCCTCCAGCTTTCCAAGGCCTTTTGGACCTTCGCAGCCACCTGCTCAGGCGTGGACAGCCCGAGCCCGATCTCCTGAAGACCCACGTTCAGCGGGCCGTACACTTGTGCATGCAGGACATTGTCAAGCACGTACGTGCCGCCGAATTTGCCATAGAACTGGGCCCGCTCCTGGGCGAGGGGCTCCAGCCTGTCGCTGGTCACACCCTTTCTGGACGGGAAGGCTGCTCCGGTCTCCAGGCGGATCTTCTGGACCTCGGGGGAGGTGAGCCACATGATGAGCCTCCATGCTGCCTTCTCCTTCTCGGAACCGGCGGGTATGTCGGCATTCATCCCGAAGCCCGCGCCTGGGACGGAAGATGTGGTGTTGTGGTTAATCTCGCCAGGGATCTCGGGGAAGACGGTCATGACGAAGTTCTTCTGGTCCCGGGGTGGGATGAGGGCCTGGCTCGTAGTCGGATCGGTCAAGAAGTTGCTCACCTTCCAGTCGCCGTCGATCATGAACGGAGCCTTGCCCGAAGCGAACAAGCCATTCACCTCGTTGTACGGCGTCTGCAGGACTTTCCTGCTGAGCACCCCATCAGCGTAAAGCGACTCATAGAACTTGAGCGCCTTCACAAACGGCGCGTCCGTGAACTTGGCCTTCCCCGCCAACACCTCATCTATGTACTTGTCACCGCACATCCTGCCCACGATCATGCTGAACAGGCAGGACTGCATCACCCAGTCGTCCTGAGCGCCCATGAGGATGACGTCTTTGCCGGCGGCCTTCAACTTCGGAACCATCGCCTTCAGATCGTCGTACGTCTTGGGAATGGCAAGCCCCATATCGCGGAGCATCTTGGCATTGACATAGAGCACATGAGTGGCGGTAACACCGACCGGCAGTTCAGCCAGGTATCCGCCGGCTTGGGGCACCAGGGCGGCCTCGGAGAACTCCTTCCTCATCTCTCCCAGGAACGGTGCGAGGTCCTTCACCAGATGTTTGGTGTGCAGAGTGCTGGACCTTCCCCCGGGCCACATGTAGAGGACGTCCGGCAACTGCCCTGCCGCCGCGTAAGCCTCTGTCTTCTGGTGGAACGGTTCGTTGAAGAGGTCTTCGCGTTCGATCTTGATATCGGGATTATTCTTCTCGAAGGCCTCCCAAACCTCCGTGATCTCACGGTACGCCGCAGGGCTCGTGGCGTCGAGATAGTTGAGGACCCTGAGAACGATGGGCTTATCTGCCGCAATCCCGGCGCCGCCTCCCAACCCGCCCATGACCGCGCCGGCCATCAAGACGCATACCAGGGTTACGAGCGCCTTTCGCTTTCTGGACAACATGTGAGTCCCTCCTCGCCTCGCAAGACTTGTGATCCTGGACCCCTGACCCTTGACACCTTACCCCTGACAACTTGCCTGAGCTCCCGTGACTATCCCACAAACGCTCCAGTGATTCTGGCATCCTCACATCCGGACCGGGATCACCCCCTTAGGACTCGCTTTCCCTGCCAGTACCCGCGCGAGTGCAAACAGGACAACGCTTTCGGTGCTGTAAGTAAACAGAGCCGGGGCCCGGTGTGCCAGCGCCGCCTGCACAGGGCGCACTTCGCGCGGATCCCTGATGCCTATCAAGAGCAGGCTCGACCTCCGCTCCAACGCGGCCGCCAACGCCGCCTGCCCTGGGGCGCCGCCGCCGTTTCTGATTATGAGCGCCACCCGCGGCAGACACGTGGCAGCCCCGTCCACATGCGGACTTGCCGCACCCAAGCCCTCCGAGCCTGCTGAACCCCCCGCCCTTTCGAATTCTGTCCCGGTTGCCGCATCCGCGTAGCGCAGCCCCGTCCCCATCGCCGAGCCGCGTTTCATGGCGCGCCAGTAGCCCTCCACGAGTGAGACAACATCCTCTATCTCTCGGAGGTCCGGATCCATCGAACAGCGCACTCTCACGCACTGGACACCGCAGGCATCAAGCTCTTGGAGGAGCAGCGAGACGTCCGCCGAGTCCTCGGCCAGGGTGATCCGGTCCATGGCCGGCGTCACCAGCACAAGCGGGCCTGGACCGAACACCCACGGTCCTGATGACGTCTTGCCATTCACCAACGTGACCACTCGCTCACCCAGCGCGTCCAGGCACTGGATTTGCGATGCCGCTGGCAATGAAGACGCGCGCACCGTCACCCCGAGCCCCTGCTTCCACTCACGAATTCTCGCCACGGACCGCTCCACCCTCTCCAGGCTGATCCTCCCCGACAAAACCGCCTCTCGCACCGCTTGGAAAGCCGCCTCCTGAAGTCCCGGTGTGTGGCTGATGAGGATGATGTCACAGCCCGCCTCTATCGCCATCACCGCAGCCTCGGGCACCGAGCCAACGGCTTGCGCCCCGCCCATTTCGAGGCAATCGGTGAGCACCACCCCCTCAAAGCCGAGTTCGCCCCTGAGAAACCCGGTCACCAACGGGTAGGAGAGAGAGGCAGGGTGATCTCGGTCGAGGCCGGTGAACCTGACGTGGGCGACCATCATAGCCGCCTGGGGGAGCTTGCCGACCTCGATGAATGGGACGGCATCTTCAGCCAGCAGGTCATCCTTGGACATCCCGCACTCGGGGAGCGAGAAATGGGAATCCTCCGACACACTCCCGTGACCCGGGAAGTGCTTCGCCACGAAGCGGATACCTGCGTCCAGGAGACCATTGGCGTATGCCGCTCCGAACTGCGCGACCCTGCGCGGGTCATCACCGAACGAGCGGGTTCCGACCGCGGGGTTCAACGGCTCGCGGGCAAGGTCGAGAACCGGGGCGAGGTTTACATTGATGCCAAGAGACAGAAGACCGCGCCCGGTCACATAGCCCGCCCAGCGGGCGGCCTCGGGATCTCCCGTAGCAGCGAGCCCCATGTTGCCTGGAAGGGACGGGACAAGCCCTTTGAGCGGGGACAAAGTGCCACCCTCCTGGTCGATGGCCACGAGCGGCGGACCGAGGTCGTGGCCGTGCCGCGTTGCGAGGTCTACTAGGGCACGAGTAAGCTCCTTTACCTGTGTGGAGTCGTGTATGTTCCTGCCGAACAGTATGAACCCGCCGCTCGGACAACGAGAATAGTGCGTCTCGAAGTCGCGGTCCACTTCAAGTCCCGGCAGGCCGGTAATGAAGAGTTGGCCGATAAGTGACTCCAGGTCTTGTCTCATTGGCTTGCTCCTTCTTTCCCTGGCCCGGGTCGGACGAGGTCCCTGGCGCTCAAAGCAGGCCCGGGAACGATGTGCACGATAAGATGTTGGATGTGCGCGAACCATCGGTGACAGAGACCGTTGGTTCTCGGACACTAGACATTACGGCGATGCGGCTCGCAATGCGGCCCGGGCGAACTGCGCAAGCAAAGCCTTCCCCGTGGTCAGCCGAGCTGGCAGGCAGTGCCGAACTTCAACAGCCGCGTAACAACCTACTTATATGCGAACTGCAAAGAAGTGGCTAACCTCCAGGGCAACGGCAGGCTGAATTCCCGCCCCGTCGTCGCGGGCGCGCCTGCAACCGTTGCGCGGGTGTCTGCCACCCTGGCACTCACGGTGCTAGCTCCCGCGGGGACAGCCGGAAAAGCTTTCAAGCTGCACTCCTCGGGTGCCTGGAACGATGCCTGGGCCTGAGCGCGCCAATACGCGAGAATGATGCCCGGATACGACGCCTATATCGGTGGGGTGAACCACCTGTTGATCACGATGCCAACCGCACCGCGTATGTCGGAATCCTCCCCCAGCGCCGAACCGCGAACCTTGAGGGTCTTGGCCAGCCCACTCCGCTCTATGATCTCGTTGCAGCGCTTCTCCACCGGGCCGCAGAATCTCTCCCCAAGCTCCCCCCAAAGCCCGCCGACGACTATGAGGTCGAGATCCAGCATCGTAGCCGCAACCGACGCCATCACCCCGAGCGCCTCTGCGGCCTCGCTCATCATCCCCTGAGCCGTTGGGTCACCAGAGACTATAAGCTCGAAGAAGTCCCTCGGTTGCTCGAGGTGGATTCCCGTTTCAGCCTCGTACCGCCTAAGCAGGCCCTGGGCATATAGATAGGTCTCCAGGCACCCGCGCTGGCCACACACGCACTCGCGCCCGTCCTTTATGACAGGCGCGTGCCCGATCTCGCCGGCCATCCCGCGCGGGCCGGCCATGAGGCTTCCGCCGCATACTATGCCTGCCCCGACACCGGTGTCGGTCTTGAGATACATGAAGTTGGACACATCTCGGGCACAGCCGAACCACAGCTCAGCAAGGGCCGCAGCATTAGCGTCGTTCTCTACCA
The Bacillota bacterium genome window above contains:
- a CDS encoding xanthine permease codes for the protein MSTQTNTQIVGYLPDDTPPAWKLVFFALQQVVVMFPATVLVALLTGFHVSTTLFASGLATLGFILVTRGRIPLYYGSSFSYIAAVAAITGVKTLGAVAPDSLISQAQCGIVASGLVSILAGIIINRFGRDKVEKVLPPVVTGSVAIVIGISLAGTAMSGAASNWTAALITLLATILFSVYLRGTLGQLPVLLGVAVGYLVSIPLGLVDFATIGRAAAVTAPHFTFPSWSPVAILAIMPIAIATIPESTAHLYQIDLYVNNLAKQLGRKKSYPIASLLGTNLIGDGLGDMIAGAIGGPAGTNYGENNSVMAITRNFSVPVLVLAAVIAMGLSFFGKLAAAVSSVPGAVIGGVSIYLFGVIGVQGVALMISEKVDLFSPRTLAVAATILVIGIGGSFAFPNGMIPAFGMKLPAIASAAIFGIILNLIFEFFPVRTRAAAVESSSEAA
- a CDS encoding carbohydrate ABC transporter permease, whose translation is MGETGELGRREIGVFGRVLVYSVLIGFTIMTTYPIVWLAFSSFKTTQEFQVNRLGLPRSWTLDNYPHAWRIGGFSVLFLNSLLYTGVSTAAIVILSLAASFAFAKLKSRATPFLHGSFVVGILLTLQSIMVPLFLMANATHLYNTRLGVLIPYTGIGLPLGVYLCTEYVKGIPDSVIESARIDGASYLRIFSSIVVPMARPVTTTLAILNVTSVWNEFMLINILVSKNSLKSLPVGIMKFSGTLSSDYGKQFAALVIGMLPMLAFYLVFRNQITKGVSAGAVKG
- a CDS encoding sugar ABC transporter permease, whose amino-acid sequence is MVKHSKWKTEQRRAYLVLVLPAVLVYWLVMAFPTVFSVALSLTDYNGGRLFSSANPVHFAGLAHYVRMFSDPYFWIALKNNFYIILISVFGQIPLGFVLAYILFRKLVRMPGFFQTMIYLPCTISTIVVGILWQSFFSPYGPFSEFMQRLRPGWENTLFINPRTAMLPVLFVLLWMYTGTYLIIFLANLQKIEPRIIEAARIDGASEGQVLKYVILPALSGVIVTSAILAISGSFQSFNLIFAMTGGNPARRTSVLSLYMYDNAFRGAPDYPLANAISTFMVIISFALILATKAIEGRFGGRE
- a CDS encoding extracellular solute-binding protein — protein: MSRKRKALVTLVCVLMAGAVMGGLGGGAGIAADKPIVLRVLNYLDATSPAAYREITEVWEAFEKNNPDIKIEREDLFNEPFHQKTEAYAAAGQLPDVLYMWPGGRSSTLHTKHLVKDLAPFLGEMRKEFSEAALVPQAGGYLAELPVGVTATHVLYVNAKMLRDMGLAIPKTYDDLKAMVPKLKAAGKDVILMGAQDDWVMQSCLFSMIVGRMCGDKYIDEVLAGKAKFTDAPFVKALKFYESLYADGVLSRKVLQTPYNEVNGLFASGKAPFMIDGDWKVSNFLTDPTTSQALIPPRDQKNFVMTVFPEIPGEINHNTTSSVPGAGFGMNADIPAGSEKEKAAWRLIMWLTSPEVQKIRLETGAAFPSRKGVTSDRLEPLAQERAQFYGKFGGTYVLDNVLHAQVYGPLNVGLQEIGLGLSTPEQVAAKVQKALESWRASQK
- the nagZ gene encoding beta-N-acetylhexosaminidase → MRQDLESLIGQLFITGLPGLEVDRDFETHYSRCPSGGFILFGRNIHDSTQVKELTRALVDLATRHGHDLGPPLVAIDQEGGTLSPLKGLVPSLPGNMGLAATGDPEAARWAGYVTGRGLLSLGINVNLAPVLDLAREPLNPAVGTRSFGDDPRRVAQFGAAYANGLLDAGIRFVAKHFPGHGSVSEDSHFSLPECGMSKDDLLAEDAVPFIEVGKLPQAAMMVAHVRFTGLDRDHPASLSYPLVTGFLRGELGFEGVVLTDCLEMGGAQAVGSVPEAAVMAIEAGCDIILISHTPGLQEAAFQAVREAVLSGRISLERVERSVARIREWKQGLGVTVRASSLPAASQIQCLDALGERVVTLVNGKTSSGPWVFGPGPLVLVTPAMDRITLAEDSADVSLLLQELDACGVQCVRVRCSMDPDLREIEDVVSLVEGYWRAMKRGSAMGTGLRYADAATGTEFERAGGSAGSEGLGAASPHVDGAATCLPRVALIIRNGGGAPGQAALAAALERRSSLLLIGIRDPREVRPVQAALAHRAPALFTYSTESVVLFALARVLAGKASPKGVIPVRM
- a CDS encoding ROK family transcriptional regulator; the encoded protein is MPGQRRSLSSTRFIRSFNVVSVLRTLYREGACPKSRISQITSMSPATVTRIISELVEQGVVSEYTVAESTGGRKPVIFRLNYDKLYVVGIQLVRDRVALGLCDLKGQILVKRVFQPYSLEPRSLVAELSREFELLLGMNGLNREHILGSGLAISGIVRADTGLLVRSVNLGWRDVPISEALEGALGFPVVVENDANAAALAELWFGCARDVSNFMYLKTDTGVGAGIVCGGSLMAGPRGMAGEIGHAPVIKDGRECVCGQRGCLETYLYAQGLLRRYEAETGIHLEQPRDFFELIVSGDPTAQGMMSEAAEALGVMASVAATMLDLDLIVVGGLWGELGERFCGPVEKRCNEIIERSGLAKTLKVRGSALGEDSDIRGAVGIVINRWFTPPI